GTCGGGCGTCAACTGGGGACCGGGAACGCCCGGCGGGCCGCCGTTCGACGAGGATCCGGAAGACGCGAACGGCGGAGAGACGCCCGTCGAGGACGCGGACAGCGGAGAATCGGTCGACGACGCCGGGGGTGGTCCGGCGTGACGCTCCTCGAAGCGACCGACCTTCGGACGGTGTACGGCGACTCCTGCGGCGAGTGCGTCGAGCGCACCGGCGACGAGGCGGGCCGGAACCAGTGCCCGGTCTGTGGCTCGGTCGTCGCCTGCGCGGACGTGTCGCTCGACGTCGAGCCCGGCGAGGTGCTTGGGATCGTCGGCGAGTCCGGCTCGGGCAAGTCCAGCGTCGCGGAGCTGCTCGCGCTCGAACGGAACGCCGACGCGACGACCGCCGGTGACGTGCGCCTCCGGGGTCAGGACGGCAATCTCCTCGACGCCGACTACGAGACGCGCCACCGCCTGCGGACGGGCGAGATCGGCCTCGTCCACCAGCACATCCGCGACGGGCTGAACCTCGAATTCACGGGCGGCGGCAACGTCGCCGAGAAGCTGCTGGCGGCCGGCGAGCGCAACTTCGGCGACGTGCGCGAGCGCGTCCGCGACCGCTTCGCGGAGACGGAGATCCCCGTCGACCGGATGGACGACCCCGCCGAGACCTACAGCGGCGGGATGCAGCGCCGGGTCCAGATCGCCCGCGCGCTCGCCACCGACCCCGAGGTCGTCGTCCTCGACGAACCGACGACCGGGCTGGACGTGAGCGTTCAGGCGCGCGTGCTGGACATGTTCCGGCGCATCCAGCGCGAGGAGGACGTGGCCGCCGTCGTCGTGAGTCACGACCTGGGCGTCGTCCGACTGCTCGCCGACCGGACGCTTGTCATGCGCCACGGGCGCGTCGTCGAGACCGGGCTGACGGACCGCGTCATGGAGGACCCGCACCACGAGTACACGCAGACGCTGATCAATTCAGTCATATGACAGCCGTTCTCACCGTCGAGGGGCTCTCGAAGACCTTCGACATGCACGCGCTCGGCGACAAGCGGGTCGTCGGGCTGGACGACGTATCGTTCTCGGTGCGCGCCGGGGAGTTCCTCGCCGTCGTCGGCGAGTCCGGCAGCGGGAAGTCCTCGCTGCTCAAGTGTCTCTACCGCACCTACGACCCGACCGCCGGCTCGGCCGAGTATCACCCCGAAGACGTGGATCTCGCGACCTGCGACGACCGGACCGTCATGGCCCTCCGCGATTCGGCCGTCGGCTACACGTCGCAGTTCCTCGACGAGATCCCGCGCGTCCCCGCCGTCGACGTGGTGTCGCGGCCGCTGCGCGAGCGCGGGACCGACCCCGAAGCCGCCCGCGAGCGCGCCCGAGAACTGCTCGACGCGCTCGGGCTCCCCGAGGAACTGTGGGACGCCTACCCGGCGACCTTCTCCGGCGGTGAGCGCCAGCGGGTGAACCTCGCACAGGCGCTCGCGCCCGAGCCGGACCTGTTGCTGCTTGACGAGCCGACGAGCGCGCTCGACCCCGAGACCCGGGCCGCCGCGGTCGACCTGCTCTCGACCGCGACCGGCGCGGAGACGACCGTCATCGGCGTCTTCCACGACCGCGAGGTCGTCGAGTCGGTCGCCGACCGGGTGGCCGTTCTCGACAGTGGACGGATCCAGCGCGTGGTCCCGGTCGCGGAGTTCTCCGGGGAGGTGGTGGCGTGAGCCCCAGCGCCGAGTCCGTCGCGACGGCCGCCGACGAGGATGCCGCCTTCGCCGTCACCGACGCCCGCGTCGTCACGCCCGAGACGGTCGTCGACGGCGGCGTCCGGGTCGAGAGCGACCGGATCGTCGACGTCGGCGAGGTGGAGACCGACGGAGCCGTCCAGATCGACGCCGACGGTCGATTCGTCCTCCCCGGACTCGTCGACCTCCACGGCGACGATATCGAGTCCCACCTCCACCCGCGGTCGGGCGCTCGCATGGACACGCACGTGGCGCTGGCCGCCGCCGACCGCTCGAACCTCGCCGCGGGGATCACGACGAAGTTCCACGCCATCTCCTTCGAGACCGACCCCGACTCGGACCGCTCGCCGGAGCTCGGCGCCGAGCTGACCGAGGCCGTCGACGCGGCCGACGACCTGATGGCCGACCACCGGATCCACGCCCGCTGTGAGGTCACTCAGCCCGAGTGCGTCGAGGCGGTCCTCGAGGTCGTCGAGGCGGGCGACGCCGACCTCGTCTCGGTGATGAGCCACATTCCGGGGAAGGGGCAGTTCCGCGACCAGGAGGCGTTCGTGGAGTACTACCGCGACTCGGCGGACCACACCGTCGAGGAGGCCGAGGAGATGATCGCCGAGCGCGGCGACGTCGAGATGGCGACGCTCCGCGAGCGCGTCGAGCGCGTCGTCGACAGAGCGCACGACGCCGGCGCCGTCACGGCTTCCCACGACGACGAGGACCCGACCGAGGTCGAGCGCCTCGCCGAGACCGGCGTCGACGTGACCGAGTATCCGATCACGATGGAGACGGCCGAACGCGCCGCCGACCTCGGGATGACGGTCGCGATGGGCGCGCCGAACCTCGTCCGCGGCGAGAGCCAGTGGGGCAACCTGGAGACCGCCGCGGCCATCGACGCCGGCGTCGTCGACGCGCTCGTCGCCGACTACCACCCCCCGTCGATGCTCGCCGGCGCGTTCGTCGACACCGGCGAACCGCTCCCGGATCGGGTCGCCCGCGTCACCGCCAACCCAGCCGCGGCCGTCGGCCTGCCCGACCGCGGACGGATCGAAGCCGGCGCCCGCGCCGACCTCGTGCTCGTCGACCGCGATCCCTCGCCGACCGTGCACCGCGCGTTCGTCGCGGGCGAGCCCGTCTACCGCGCGGAGGGGTCGCGATGAGGTCCGTCGGCGCCGCAATGGACGTGCGCTTCGGCGCTACCGTCGAAGAGTTCGTCACCTATCTCGACGACCTGGGTCTCTCCCATCTCGAACTCAAGCGGGAGTACCTCTGCGGCCACCCAGAGACCCCCGAGCCCGAGACCATCGGCGAGATCGCCGACCGCCACGACGTGACCGTCACCTACCACGCCCCGTTCCGCGACTGGAACGTGGGTAGCTTCAACGACGCCGTCCGCGAGGCGTCGGTCGACATGGTCAAACGCACCATCGACGACGCCGAAGCGGCCGACGCGGGCGCCGTCGTCGTCCACGGCGGCGCCGTCCCGACCCGCTACCCCGAATGGGTCCGCGAGAAGGCCCGCGAACACGCTCACCGCTCGCTCGGGGAGTGCGCCCAGTACGCCCAGCTCGTCGGCGTCCCGCTCTGCCTGGAGAACCAGCCCGTCGACGACGACAAACGCCGCTACACCACGACCCCCGAGGACCTCGAAGCGATGCTCGACGATGTCGCCGTGGCGCCCGAGTACCTCGGCGTCACGCTCGACGTGGGCCACGCCAAGGTCAACGGCTACCACTGGCGGGACTTCGTCGACCGCTTCGGCGACCGCATTCAGGTGTGTCACCTCTCGGACAACGACGGCACCGCCGACGACCACGAACCGATCCCGGACTACCAGCGCGTCGTCGACGCCGTCCCCGCCGACTACTTCGCCTTCGAGATGAAGTCCGTCGCCGACATCGCACGATGTATGGGAATCGACCCCGAAGCGTCGGGTGACTCCCTCGCGACTCCGGAGTAACTCATGACAGGAACCTACGACGCGGTCGTCTTCGACAACGACGGCGTGCTCGTCGAACTCACCGAGATGGACGTGCTTCGCCGCGCAGCCCGCGCAGCCTTCGAGGACCACGGCGTCGCCGACCCGCCAGAACCGCTCGTCGAACACGCAGCCAACGGCAACCTCGACGACCTCGCCCGGGTCGAGGACGACCTCGACCTCGCGCTGGCCGACTACTGGGCCAGCCGCGAGGACCACGCCGTCGCCCACCAGACCGACGCCATCGAATCCGGCGAGAAACCACTCTACGACGACGTGACCGCGCTCGCGGACCTCTCTCACCGGAAGGCCGTCGTCAGCAACAACCAGCACGGCACGGTCCAGTTCATCGTCGACCACTACGGGCTGGGCGACCACTTCGAGCACGTCGCCGGCCGCGACCCCACGCTGGCGGGCGCCCGTCGTCGCAAGCCCGAGACCCATTACCTCGACGCCGCGCTCGACGAACTCGGCACCCGCGACGCCGTCTACGTCGGTGACTCACCGAAGGACGTGGAGGTCGCCCACCGCGCCGGCGTCGACAGCGCCTTCCTCCGCCGGAGCCACCGCACCGACACCGTCCTCGACCGCGAACCGACGTACGAGGTCGAGACCCTGACCGCGCTGGCCGAGCGACTCGCGGACTGACGGCTCGCGCGGCTCTCCTTTCTCGGACCTTCGGGACCGGAAACACCCGCAGGCGTCGCAACATACAAACCCTCGCCGCAAGTGCGACTACGTATGCCACGGGAAGGATATCAAGAGAAACTGGAAGCCCTGCGAGAGGACGTCCTCTACATGAGCGAAGTCGTCCTCGAACGGCTCCGGATGGGACTTGACGCTCTCGAAACGAAAGACGAGGACCTCGCCTGGGAGGTCATCGACGGCGACGACGAGGTCAACCAGCTGTATCTCGACCTCGAACAGGACTGTATCGACCTGCTCGCGCTCCAGCAGCCCGTCGCCTCGGACCTCCGGTTCATCGCCGCCTCGTTCAAGATCATCACCGACCTCGAGCGCATCGCCGACCTCGCGACGAACCTCGGGGAGTACACCCACGAGGCCGAGCGCGACCTCTACCCCGACGTCGACATCCAGGAGATCGGGACGCTCGTCATCGAGATGGTCGAGGCGTCGATGGACGCCTACGACGAGGAGGACCCCGACGCCTGTCTCGCCATCTCGGAACAGGACGACACCATCGACGAGCGCTGCGAGGCCGCCTCCAGCACCATCGTCCGCGACCTCATCGAACGCGAGGTCGACGACGAGACCGGTGAGGCGGAGATCGAGCAGCTCATGGCCGACGTGTCGCGCCTGCTGCTCACGGTTCGGGACCTCGAACGCGTCGGCGACCACGCCGTCAACATCGCCGCCCGCACCCTCTACATGGTCGAGAACGACGACGAACTGATCTACTAGAGCCCACCTCGTTTCCATCTTTTTCCCGCCCGGGTTTCCTCGCGCGCCAGAGGCGCGCTGCGGGGAACCCGGGCGGCAAAAACATGGGTGAAAAAGCCGGACGACTCGCTCACTTCGTTCACGGGTCGCTTCACTCCCCGTTCACAACGAGGTGCTCCCTTCGGTCGCACCTCGCACCGTTCGCTCGCGTCCGGTGAACCGGCGCCTGCGGCGCCGGATGCTCAGTACGGGTGGCGGCTGTCGCATTTCGAGGTAGCGGTGCGGCTGGCGCGTGCTGTCGAGCGGTGCGAGGTCGACCGCAGGGAGACCTCGATGCGAGCGGGGAACGAAGTGACCCGCGAGCGTGCCCGCCTCCTGGCGGGCCGCTCGAAACAGTCGCGCGTGGTCTGCGGGCGACCCGAGCGTCGCCCGCATGGCCCGAGGGACCTTCGGTCCCTCGCTGTCTTCGCGAGTCTCGCGAGCGAAGGCTCGTCAGAGCTTGCCTCTGACGGTGGATGAGTAGCGCAGCTTGCGAGCAACGCAAGCGGCTGGGGAGGTGTGAGGCTGTCTGCGGTTGCTGTGCGGGGCGGTTGTGGTCCCTGGTGTCCTCGTGAGCGAAGCGAGCGAGGGCTCGGAAGACGAACGGAGTGAGTCTTCCGGCGGACTGAACGGGCGAGGCGCGCGTGGCGGCGTAGCCGCCACGGACTGTGGCGGTCGGCGGAGCCGACCGCCCGCTCGCGCTTGCGTGGTCGCCTGAGCGGGCCACTATCCGCGCGGGCGGTGCCGAGAGTGCGGATATCCCGCTTCAGCGACCGCGAGCGGGTCGAGGGCTTTCATCGCCTGCCGTCGACTGCGGTCGCGGTCGTTCGACTTCAGTCCGGGACTCGCTCAACAGAAACACCTACTCAACAAGCACAGAGACCGAACGGAGAGACGACGTCCTCCCGACAGACTACCGTGACTCGCCGCTCACGAGCCCCTCGTCCGTAATTTTGAACTGCGCCGTCTCGCCGGCGGCCTTGGCGCGGTGTTTCTCCAGGGTCGCCCGGCGATTACCACCTCGAAACCGATCGACGCGGAGGATGGTCGCCGACCAGTGGTTCAGCGTGTGGCCGCCGAGCGCGCGGGCCTGCTCGGAGTCGATGTCGGTGTACACCTGGTTGGTGAACGCGACGGCGATGTCGTGTTTGCGGGCCAGCGAGAGCAGGTGCGCTAACTGTCGCCCCACCGCACGCAGCGCCTCGCCCTCGTCCTGTTCAGTGCGCTGGAGGCGATAGAAGCCGGTCGCGCTGTCGACGGCGATGAAGTCGACGATGTCGGAGAACTCCTCGGTGTCGCGGACGGCCTCCTCCTGCTCCTCGAAGGTGTAGGCCTCGGTGACGATGAGCCGTGAGGCCACGTCGTCGGCGTCGCGGTCGCCGGCGCCGGCGAGTTGCTCCATCCGGTCGACCGAGAGGCCCTCGGTGTCGACGACGAGCGCGGAGTCGCCGGCGGCGGCCAGCTCCGTCGCGGCCGAGAGGACGATGTTCGTCTTGCCCGCGGCCGGCGGGCCGTAGACCTGCGTGACCGCGCCGCGCTCGAACCCGCCACCCAGCAGGTCGTCGATGGCCTCGCAGCCGGTCGGAATGCGCTCGCTCACGCCCGAGGATTGGCCGTCACCCGACAAAAACGCTCGTACTCGGGCCCGGTGCCTGTAGGCCTGGGCCCCCAGCGGCGACGACTCCGACCGATGTCCGTGTCGCACTACTCGAACACTTAGGTGGGAGGGCCGCCAACTCGGGGTGTGATAGTCGTCGCGACGGCGGATTTCGAGGTCTACCACGGCGTGGTCAACGAGCTACGGGACCGCGGTGTCACGTTCACGACGATCGAACTCGACGACACACTCCCCGAGCGAACGACCGTCGTCGTCAGCGCAGCCGGCGAGGAACCGCCCACCCCCGACGACGTGCCGGTCGTCCGCGCCGACCCCGACGACCCCCGCCGCGCCGTCGACGAGGTGCTCGCCACTCTGCGAGGCGGCAGCGGCCGCACCGTCGTCGGCGTCGATCCCGGGGAACGGCCGGGCGTCGCCGTCTGCTCGGGCGAGATGGTCGTCGCCACCTTCCACGTCCCGCTGGCCGACGCCGCCGAAGTCGTCCGCGAGGAAGTCGACGACGCCGTCGATCCCCTGGTCCGCGTCGGCGACGGCGCCCGCCTCCAGGGCGCGAAGATCATCGACGACCTCGAAGAGATACCGGTCGAACTCGTCGACGAGACCGGGACGACGCCGTATCTGGGCACCGGCGCCCGCGGCATGGGCGACGTGCTCGCGGCGGTCAACATCGCCCGCCTGGAGGGCGAGCGCGTCGAGTCCCGGACCATCGAACCGACGACCGGCGAACTCCAGCGGATCAAGGAGCGCTCCCGTGAGCGCAGCGAGGAGAACCGCGCAATCGACGAGGAACTCGCCCGGCGGGTCGCGCTGGGTGAACTCAGCCTAGACGAGGCGCTGGGCGAACACCGCGAGGACTGAGCGGCCGTCTCACTGGCCGTCCTCGCCCGAGTCGACCTGCGAGCGGAGTCCCGCCGCGACGGGCGACGGCTCGAAGTCGACCAGCGAGTCGAACCGCTGGGAGGCGAGCGAGCTGTCCGGCGCCACGTCCATGTCTTCGGGGATCGGTTCGGCGTCGACGAGCGAGGGGTCGTAGCCGAGCGCCGCCATCGCCTCGCGGTGGAACTCGTGGACGCTGACCCGCGGGGCTGGGACGTGGAGGACGCCCGTGGCGTCGCCGGCGACCAGCGTCGCGACCGTCTCGGCGGCCTCCGTCACGAGGACCGGGCTCTTGTACATGTCCGAGAAGTACGCGACCGACTCGCCGCGGTCGAGGTGGTCACGGGTGCGCGCGAGACGGTGGTCGAGTCGGCCGGTCGAGAAGCCGAACAGGTAGCTCGTCCGAAGCACCGCCGCGTCGTCACAGTGGGCGTCGACGGCGTCCTCGAAGGCGACGAGCCGCCGGCCGTAGCCCCCGCGGGGCGAGCGCGAGTCCGACTCGCTGTAGGGTGCGTCCCGCCCGTCGAACACCGCGGCGCTGGAGACGTAGACGAGCCGTACATCCTCGCAGCCAGCGGCGAACCGCTCGGCGCGCTCGGCGAACGCCGCGTCGACTCCGGACGCGCCGGTGTCGCGGTCACCGCCGTACTCCACCGCGGCCGCGAAGACGACCGTGTCCACGTCGTACTCGTCGACCAGGTCGCCCACGTCGTCGGTCCAGAAGTCGAACTGGACCTCCGCAGTCGGCCCCGGCTCCGAGCAGTAGGTTCCGAGGACGCGGCGGTCGGACCGGTCGGCGCGCTCCCGGAGCCGCCAGGTGACCGACCGACCGAGGAAGCCGCTGGCGCCGACGACGAGGACAGTCTCGGTCATTCTCGCGCCGCGGCCTCCGCCCGGCGGGCGACCTCCCGCACGGGCAGATCCGTCTCTCTCGCCACCGCCGCGGCGTCGTCGTACTCCGCGCTCACGTCGAAGACCGTCCCCTCGTCGTCTTTCCCGACCTTGACCGCCACCTCGTAGGTCTCCCTATCGACCGCCAGCTCGACCGTCCGGACCTCGCGGTCGGCGATCCAGCGGTGACCGGCGCCGTGCTCGCGGACGCCCAGGGTTCCGGTCTCCTCGGCCAGTCGACGAGCGACCCGCTCGGCGTCCTCGGGCTTGACGACGACCTTGACCAGGTGACCCGGTCGGGCTTTCTTCATCGTCGCCGGCAGGACCGACACGTCCCGCGCGCCCGCGTCGGCGAGCGACTCCTGTAGCCCACCCAGCACCTCGGGGGTCGCGTCGTCGAGGTTCGTCTCCAGCACCGTGATCGCGTCCTTCGAGAGGCCGCCACGGCTCTCGCCGACGAGCGCGCGGAGGACGTTGGGGTAGCGCTCGAAGTCGTAGCCGCCCGCACCGTAGCCCGAGGCGGTCACGTCCAGGCCGGGCAGCGAGTCGGCGCCGTCGGCGTAGTGGGCCAACAACGCCGCGCCCGTGGGCGTCAGTAGCTCCATCTCGACCGGCCCGCCCGTCAGCGACCAGTCGGCGCGCTCGGCGAGTTCGACGACCGCCGGCGCCGGGACGGGGTAGGTGCCGTGACTCATCGACACCTCGCCGCCGCCGCCCGCGAGCGGCGTCGTCACCACGCGCTCGACGCCGAGGTCGTCAACTAACAGGGCGACGCCGACCACGTCGGCGATGGCGTCGTCGGCGCCCACCTCGTGGAAGTGCGTCTCGTCGATGCCCGTGCCGTGGACGCTCGCTTCCGCCTCGCCGAGCAGCTCGAAAACCGCCAGCGCGTCCGACTCGACCTCGCCCGGGAGGCCCATCTCCTCGACGAGGTCGACGACTTCCGCGTACGTTCGGTTCGGTCCCGCGCCCTCCGCGTGGCCGTGATCGTGGCTGTCGTGGTCGTGTCCGTGATCGCCGTGATCGTGGCTGTCGTGGTCGTGGTCCTCGTGACCGTGACCGTCCTCGCCGTCGTCGCTCCCGGCTTCGTCGCTGTCGTGGCAGCCCTCGTCACTCTCACTGGACTCGTCGGCGTGGCGCACGTCGACGGCGGTCGCTGCGATACCGTTCTTCTCGACCGACCGGACCTCGTAGCGGACGGGCAGGACCGCCTCGACGCGGTCGAGTACCGCCGGGTCGGCGCCGGCCGCCACGAGCGCGCCCAGAAGCATGTCGCCGCTGGCACCCATCCGACCGTCGAACGCGAGGGTTCGCATTGTACGATCGTACGCGCACGGTGACGGGAAAAGCGGTCCGGTCACTCCGGGACTCGGCGGCGTCGGTGCGCCCTCCACGCTCGCTCGCGCGGCGATACCTGACGGGAGACTGACCGACCTGTGGGTGTCGCTCGAGCGAGGGAACCGCCGGAGGCAAAAAGCATATCCGCGGGGGTACCCGAGTGAGACACACTCCCACTCCACTATGAACGAAGTGCAACTAGAAGTGGCGAAAGCGTACCCGAACGACTCGGGGCGCGGCATCGCCCGGCTGGATCCCGACACGCTCCTCCACCTCAAGCTCTCTCCCGGCGACATCATCGAGATCGAGGGCAGCGAGGTGACCGCGGCGAAGGTCTGGCGCGCGGACCGACAGGACTGGAACACCGACACCGTGCGCATCGACGGCTTCACGCGTCAGAACGCCGACGTGGGGATCGGCGAACGCGTCGAGATCCGCAAGGCCGACGCCGAGAAGGCCGACAAGCTCGTCCTCGCACCGCCCGAGGAGGCGTCCGTCCAGTTCGGCTCCGACGCCGCCGGCATGGTCAAACGGCAGATCTTGAAGCGGCCGGTCGTCGAGCGCGACATCGTCCCGGTGATGTCCTCGACGAACCATCCGTTCATGCGCT
This DNA window, taken from Halosimplex litoreum, encodes the following:
- a CDS encoding ATP-binding cassette domain-containing protein; the protein is MTLLEATDLRTVYGDSCGECVERTGDEAGRNQCPVCGSVVACADVSLDVEPGEVLGIVGESGSGKSSVAELLALERNADATTAGDVRLRGQDGNLLDADYETRHRLRTGEIGLVHQHIRDGLNLEFTGGGNVAEKLLAAGERNFGDVRERVRDRFAETEIPVDRMDDPAETYSGGMQRRVQIARALATDPEVVVLDEPTTGLDVSVQARVLDMFRRIQREEDVAAVVVSHDLGVVRLLADRTLVMRHGRVVETGLTDRVMEDPHHEYTQTLINSVI
- a CDS encoding HAD family hydrolase; protein product: MTGTYDAVVFDNDGVLVELTEMDVLRRAARAAFEDHGVADPPEPLVEHAANGNLDDLARVEDDLDLALADYWASREDHAVAHQTDAIESGEKPLYDDVTALADLSHRKAVVSNNQHGTVQFIVDHYGLGDHFEHVAGRDPTLAGARRRKPETHYLDAALDELGTRDAVYVGDSPKDVEVAHRAGVDSAFLRRSHRTDTVLDREPTYEVETLTALAERLAD
- the larC gene encoding nickel pincer cofactor biosynthesis protein LarC — protein: MRTLAFDGRMGASGDMLLGALVAAGADPAVLDRVEAVLPVRYEVRSVEKNGIAATAVDVRHADESSESDEGCHDSDEAGSDDGEDGHGHEDHDHDSHDHGDHGHDHDSHDHGHAEGAGPNRTYAEVVDLVEEMGLPGEVESDALAVFELLGEAEASVHGTGIDETHFHEVGADDAIADVVGVALLVDDLGVERVVTTPLAGGGGEVSMSHGTYPVPAPAVVELAERADWSLTGGPVEMELLTPTGAALLAHYADGADSLPGLDVTASGYGAGGYDFERYPNVLRALVGESRGGLSKDAITVLETNLDDATPEVLGGLQESLADAGARDVSVLPATMKKARPGHLVKVVVKPEDAERVARRLAEETGTLGVREHGAGHRWIADREVRTVELAVDRETYEVAVKVGKDDEGTVFDVSAEYDDAAAVARETDLPVREVARRAEAAARE
- a CDS encoding alpha-D-ribose 1-methylphosphonate 5-triphosphate diphosphatase, producing the protein MSPSAESVATAADEDAAFAVTDARVVTPETVVDGGVRVESDRIVDVGEVETDGAVQIDADGRFVLPGLVDLHGDDIESHLHPRSGARMDTHVALAAADRSNLAAGITTKFHAISFETDPDSDRSPELGAELTEAVDAADDLMADHRIHARCEVTQPECVEAVLEVVEAGDADLVSVMSHIPGKGQFRDQEAFVEYYRDSADHTVEEAEEMIAERGDVEMATLRERVERVVDRAHDAGAVTASHDDEDPTEVERLAETGVDVTEYPITMETAERAADLGMTVAMGAPNLVRGESQWGNLETAAAIDAGVVDALVADYHPPSMLAGAFVDTGEPLPDRVARVTANPAAAVGLPDRGRIEAGARADLVLVDRDPSPTVHRAFVAGEPVYRAEGSR
- the phoU gene encoding phosphate signaling complex protein PhoU — encoded protein: MPREGYQEKLEALREDVLYMSEVVLERLRMGLDALETKDEDLAWEVIDGDDEVNQLYLDLEQDCIDLLALQQPVASDLRFIAASFKIITDLERIADLATNLGEYTHEAERDLYPDVDIQEIGTLVIEMVEASMDAYDEEDPDACLAISEQDDTIDERCEAASSTIVRDLIEREVDDETGEAEIEQLMADVSRLLLTVRDLERVGDHAVNIAARTLYMVENDDELIY
- a CDS encoding phosphonate C-P lyase system protein PhnL; the encoded protein is MTAVLTVEGLSKTFDMHALGDKRVVGLDDVSFSVRAGEFLAVVGESGSGKSSLLKCLYRTYDPTAGSAEYHPEDVDLATCDDRTVMALRDSAVGYTSQFLDEIPRVPAVDVVSRPLRERGTDPEAARERARELLDALGLPEELWDAYPATFSGGERQRVNLAQALAPEPDLLLLDEPTSALDPETRAAAVDLLSTATGAETTVIGVFHDREVVESVADRVAVLDSGRIQRVVPVAEFSGEVVA
- a CDS encoding sugar phosphate isomerase/epimerase family protein: MRSVGAAMDVRFGATVEEFVTYLDDLGLSHLELKREYLCGHPETPEPETIGEIADRHDVTVTYHAPFRDWNVGSFNDAVREASVDMVKRTIDDAEAADAGAVVVHGGAVPTRYPEWVREKAREHAHRSLGECAQYAQLVGVPLCLENQPVDDDKRRYTTTPEDLEAMLDDVAVAPEYLGVTLDVGHAKVNGYHWRDFVDRFGDRIQVCHLSDNDGTADDHEPIPDYQRVVDAVPADYFAFEMKSVADIARCMGIDPEASGDSLATPE
- a CDS encoding sugar nucleotide-binding protein, which produces MTETVLVVGASGFLGRSVTWRLRERADRSDRRVLGTYCSEPGPTAEVQFDFWTDDVGDLVDEYDVDTVVFAAAVEYGGDRDTGASGVDAAFAERAERFAAGCEDVRLVYVSSAAVFDGRDAPYSESDSRSPRGGYGRRLVAFEDAVDAHCDDAAVLRTSYLFGFSTGRLDHRLARTRDHLDRGESVAYFSDMYKSPVLVTEAAETVATLVAGDATGVLHVPAPRVSVHEFHREAMAALGYDPSLVDAEPIPEDMDVAPDSSLASQRFDSLVDFEPSPVAAGLRSQVDSGEDGQ
- the radB gene encoding DNA repair and recombination protein RadB: MSERIPTGCEAIDDLLGGGFERGAVTQVYGPPAAGKTNIVLSAATELAAAGDSALVVDTEGLSVDRMEQLAGAGDRDADDVASRLIVTEAYTFEEQEEAVRDTEEFSDIVDFIAVDSATGFYRLQRTEQDEGEALRAVGRQLAHLLSLARKHDIAVAFTNQVYTDIDSEQARALGGHTLNHWSATILRVDRFRGGNRRATLEKHRAKAAGETAQFKITDEGLVSGESR